In a genomic window of Wyeomyia smithii strain HCP4-BCI-WySm-NY-G18 chromosome 1, ASM2978416v1, whole genome shotgun sequence:
- the LOC129716836 gene encoding uncharacterized protein LOC129716836, translating into MLRLRKCLKGRALEAVKCRLLHPSNVAGVMSTLKMLYGRPEAIVQAIVKKVRALPSPNLDRLETVVNFALTVENLIATIQVCEVHDFVYNASLRYELVERLPSALKLDWAKHSRDKPNPNLLDFSSWLYSTAEDASAVMPSGSGESRQRSFKKDGFLNMHSEIESSSSKPHTAPMQTKQTAYSECEKQCPICKKACASVPKCTRRIEVGCRARVQAVPKMPTETQRVLQTTKAVRYKRMHLPSSSSSSLRKQQTNSFPTVMSTSSTPPTNPQLSCNIHQGESQFLFRILPVILYGPSKTIESYAFIDDGSDISLMEQDLAQELGAIGPMKSLCLGWTGGAHRMETSSECVILHISSCGEQRKKYKLSLVHTVESLRIRPQTLRYADIQAKYPYLAGLPIASYENAYPRILIGVDNLSVEYVQKSREGRIQEPIAIKMRIGWTIYGKCATEDKIEHSVNYHSVKVCQCNKDLDEDLHQMVKSFFTLDSIGISKPVKLLQSKEDVRAQMLLETLTKPVNGWYESGLLWKYENDRLPDSKEMALKRWQCLERRMMRDPVLAEAVNAKIYDHVQKGYIRKLSEQELQVKRSRVWYLPMFPVLNPNKPGKTRLVWDAAATAHGVSLNSVLLKGPDLLTSLLSVLIQFREYRIAICDDIREMYHQVHIREEDQHCQRFFWKDGTSTNPSTYVVQVMTFGACCSPSTAQYVENTHAAKYEQEYPAAVEAIVKRHYVDDMLLSVELELQAIQLSTEVKKIHASAGFEIRNWTTNSPAVLKAMHEPTIEEKNLSGENSFEKILGLW; encoded by the coding sequence ATGCTGCGGCTTCGGAAATGTCTTAAGGGAAGAGCGTTGGAAGCGGTTAAATGCCGCCTGCTACATCCATCGAACGTCGCGGGCGTTATGTCTACGCTAAAAATGTTGTATGGTAGACCGGAGGCAATCGTTCAAGCAATCGTGAAAAAGGTTCGCGCCTTACCGTCGCCGAACCTTGACAGGTTAGAGACGGTAGTCAATTTTGCCCTCACTGTGGAGAACCTCATCGCAACAATTCAAGTGTGTGAGGTGCATGATTTCGTTTACAATGCTTCGCTACGGTACGAACTGGTGGAACGGCTACCCTCAGCATTAAAGCTAGATTGGGCTAAGCATTCCAGAGATAAACCCAACCCAAACTTGCTAGACTTTAGCTCATGGCTGTACTCAACAGCAGAAGATGCGAGCGCAGTAATGCCGTCGGGAAGCGGTGAGTCAAGACAACGTTCCTTCAAAAAGGATGGATTCTTAAACATGCACTCTGAAATCGAGTCGAGCAGTAGCAAACCTCATACGGCGCCAATGCAGACAAAGCAAACAGCTTACAGCGAGTGCGAAAAGCAATGTCCCATATGTAAGAAAGCTTGTGCCAGCGTCCCGAAATGTACACGCCGAATCGAAGTGGGTTGCCGTGCGAGAGTGCAAGCTGTGCCGAAAATGCCTACGGAGACACAACGGGTCCTGCAGACAACAAAGGCCGTGCGGTACAAACGGATGCACCTTCCTTCATCATCCTCTTCTTCACTCCGAAAACAACAAACTAATAGTTTCCCGACAGTGATGTCCACAAGTTCTACACCACCGACAAACCCGCAGTTAAGTTGTAACATTCATCAGGGTGAATCGCAATTCCTGTTTCGGATACTTCCGGTCATTCTTTATGGACCTTCGAAAACTATTGAATCTTACGCGTTTATTGACGACGGATCCGACATTTCGTTAATGGAACAAGATCTAGCACAAGAGCTAGGCGCTATAGGGCCAATGAAATCGCTATGTCTCGGCTGGACAGGAGGAGCACACCGAATGGAAACCTCCTCAGAGTGCGTAATCCTACATATCTCCAGTTGCGGTGAACAACGAAAGAAGTATAAGTTGTCCTTAGTACACACCGTAGAAAGCCTTAGAATTCGGCCGCAAACACTTCGGTACGCCGATATTCAAGCAAAGTATCCATACCTTGCTGGTCTACCCATTGCATCGTACGAGAATGCCTATCCTCGGATTTTGATAGGCGTGGACAACCTCAGTGTCGAGTACGTACAAAAGAGCCGTGAGGGACGTATTCAGGAGCCGATAGCCATAAAAATGAGAATTGGATGGACAATCTATGGAAAATGCGCAACcgaagataaaattgaacaCTCTGTTAACTATCATTCCGTCAAAGTTTGCCAGTGCAATAAAGATCTCGATGAAGATCTGCACCAAATGGTTAAAAGTTTCTTCACACTGGACAGTATTGGTATCAGCAAACCTGTGAAACTTCTACAGTCAAAAGAGGATGTAAGAGCGCAGATGCTTCTCGAAACATTAACGAAACCTGTGAATGGATGGTATGAGTCAGGACTTCTCTGGAAGTACGAAAACGATCGGCTCCCAGATAGCAAAGAGATGGCTCTTAAAAGGTGGCAATGTCTAGAAAGGCGAATGATGCGTGATCCAGTGTTAGCAGAGGCAGTAAATGCAAAGATCTATGATCATGTACAGAAGGGATATATCCGTAAACTTTCGGAACAGGAACTGCAAGTGAAACGCTCTCGGGTCTGGTATTTGCCTATGTTTCCGGTTTTAAACCCAAACAAACCAGGAAAAACAAGACTCGTGTGGGATGCAGCCGCAACCGCCCACGGGGTGTCGCTGAACTCCGTATTGCTTAAAGGCCCAGATTTACTAACCTCCTTGCTATCGGTATTGATCCAGTTTCGCGAGTATCGGATCGCAATTTGTGATGACATCCGCGAGATGTATCACCAAGTCCACATTCGCGAAGAGGATCAGCACTGCCAgagatttttttggaaagatggGACTAGCACGAACCCGAGTACATACGTCGTACAGGTAATGACATTTGGAGCCTGCTGCTCACCAAGTACCGCTCAGTACGTAGAAAATACTCATGCGGCAAAATATGAACAAGAATATCCTGCTGCCGTCGAAGCAATCGTAAAGAGACATTATGTCGACGACATGCTTCTAAGTGTAGAATTAGAATTACAAGCGATTCAACTGTCGACAGAGGTTAAAAAGATACACGCGTCGGCCGGATTTGAAATCCGCAATTGGACAACGAACTCACCAGCAGTCCTGAAAGCGATGCACGAGCCAACAATAGAGGAGAAAAACCTAAGCGGTGAAAATTcattcgaaaagattctcgggCTATGGTAG